From the Musa acuminata AAA Group cultivar baxijiao chromosome BXJ1-2, Cavendish_Baxijiao_AAA, whole genome shotgun sequence genome, one window contains:
- the LOC103969617 gene encoding uncharacterized protein LOC103969617 gives MVVIEPEPDATETGEATDASHSRSVDASHGGSCSDEESFEDALTEEQLREKALKHANDAKEEGNKLFRTGQYEDALLKYELALQIASEVTSSVDVCSMCHGNRAACFLKLDRYKETVQECTKALELNPSYIKALFRRAEAHEKLENYDEAIADMKKVLELDPANDQARKNIRRLEPIAAEKREKMKEEMIGKLKEMGNSLLGRFGMNLDNFKAVKDPNTGSYSISFQQ, from the exons ATGGTCGTCATCGAGCCGGAACCGGACGCCACGGAGACCGGAGAAGCCACCGATGCCTCCCACTCGAGATCCGTGGACGCTTCTCATGGGGGAAGTTGCAGCGATGAGGAGTCCTTCGAGGACGCTCTAACCGAGGAGCAGTTGAGGGAG AAAGCTCTTAAGCACGCAAATGATGCAAAAGAGGAAGGGAACAAGCTTTTTAGGACTGGTCAATACGAGGATGCACTCCTGAAATATGAACTTGCTTTGCAAATTGCTTCAGAGGTGACTTCATCTGTAGATGTATGCTCTATGTGTCATGGGAACCGGGCTGCTTGTTTCTTGAAATTG GATAGGTACAAGGAGACAGTACAAGAATGTACAAAAGCATTGGAATTGAATCCATCCTATATAAAAGCACTATTTAGAAGAGCTGAGGCACATGAAAAGCTTGAAAACTATGACGAGGCTATTGCTG ACATGAAAAAGGTTCTTGAGTTGGATCCTGCAAATGACCAAGCTAGAAAGAACATAAGACGGTTAGAACCAATTGCAgcagaaaaaagggagaagatgaaagaagaaaTGATTG GTAAGTTGAAGGAGATGGGGAATTCTTTGTTGGGACGATTTGGCATGAACCTCGACAACTTCAAAGCTGTAAAAGATCCAAACACGGGCTcatattccatctcttttcagCAATAG